From Qipengyuania soli:
TTGGGCAATGGGAAAGGCTGGTAATCGGCGGGGAGCTCGTAAGGCGCGTCGAGCGAAAGCACCTCCATCGGGCTTGCACGATAATAGTTGAGCATGCCGAAGGCGGCGTCGGGGTTCGACCAGTCCTGGAGCAGTTGCGCCTGTTCCACCGGGTCCATCGACGTGGTGACTTCGCGCCCCGCGAATGCCTTCATCAGCACCGGGGCCAACCCATGCTCGCGGATCATGGGATCGTTTGCCGGGTCGCGGAAGATGCGGAAATACTGGCTCGCCTCGCGCTGCTGGCGGTTGGTGTAGAGCAGCTTGGGGAAGAGCACCGGATGGGGCGCGTTGGCAATGATGGCACGTGTCACCCGCCCGTTCATCATCCCGCCGTAGGCAACCCCCCAGGCGATCGCGCCGCCCCAGTCGTGACCGACGATGCTGAACTTGTCGATGCCCAGTGCATCCATCAGCGCAAAGGCGTCGCCGATCATCTTGTCGGGTGTGTACTCAGACACTTCCTGCGGCTTTGAAGAGCCGCGATAGCCCCGCTGGTCGGGTGCGACACAGCGATAACGGTCGGAGAAATGCGTGATCTGGTTGCGCCAGGTGCGGTGGCTTTCGGGAAAGCCATGGAGGAACAGCAAGGCCGGTGCATCGCGCGGTCCCTCGTCGACCACGTCGAGGTGGATGCCGTTGGCGAGATCGACACGCTTCTGTTCCATGGTCAGCCCTCCGCCTTCATCTTCTCCATGTAGCCGGCTGCGACCATGCCCGCGACCTGGTCGAGCAGCTGGTCGGGCGTGCGACGCATCTCGCCCATTGCCTGCTCCATGCCGTTGGCGACGATGATCTCGCGTTGTCCTGCCTCGACCGCATCGATGATGCGCTGTGCTGCCTCCAGCGGCGGGATACCGTTATCGATGACGCTGTCGCTGCGTCCGCGCTTGCTGCCGTCGGAGGTGAGCGCATTGCGGCTGACGTCGGTGGCGACAGAGCCGGGATAGATGACATGGACCTGCACGCCGCTTTGGGAAAGTTCTGCGCGGAGCGCGTCGGCATACCCGGCGAGCCCGAACTTGGCCGCGCAATAGGCCGTGCGCATCGGCACGCCGACCTTGCCCGCGATCGAGCTGATGAACAGAAGGTGCCCGCTACCGCGCCCGGTCACATGCGGGAGCAGCGCC
This genomic window contains:
- a CDS encoding alpha/beta fold hydrolase, whose product is MEQKRVDLANGIHLDVVDEGPRDAPALLFLHGFPESHRTWRNQITHFSDRYRCVAPDQRGYRGSSKPQEVSEYTPDKMIGDAFALMDALGIDKFSIVGHDWGGAIAWGVAYGGMMNGRVTRAIIANAPHPVLFPKLLYTNRQQREASQYFRIFRDPANDPMIREHGLAPVLMKAFAGREVTTSMDPVEQAQLLQDWSNPDAAFGMLNYYRASPMEVLSLDAPYELPADYQPFPLPKLAIPTLVIWAMDDMALPPANLEGLDEVIENPEVVQVPGTGHFVQWEAPEAFNAAMEAFLEKTA
- a CDS encoding SDR family NAD(P)-dependent oxidoreductase, which translates into the protein MSFEGKTAWITGASSGIGAALAREWANRGANIILSGRDEARLAEVAADLPTETLILPFDVRDDAEMQAATDKAVAWKGVDIFVANAGVSQRSAAVDTDIAVYREIIDIDLTAQIAATQALLPHVTGRGSGHLLFISSIAGKVGVPMRTAYCAAKFGLAGYADALRAELSQSGVQVHVIYPGSVATDVSRNALTSDGSKRGRSDSVIDNGIPPLEAAQRIIDAVEAGQREIIVANGMEQAMGEMRRTPDQLLDQVAGMVAAGYMEKMKAEG